The following coding sequences are from one Bradyrhizobium sp. 200 window:
- a CDS encoding ABC transporter permease: MSAISPEDVVDSASIAAASSKRKPLWQVALRNPNAFVGGTILLVMVAIAVLAPVLCSIDPTRIDPAARNKKPGAEITMRLDDGTEVKRVAIMGTDTLGRDVYSRVIYGTRVSLAVGISVALLAIVIGVVIGLISGYIRWLDGIIMRIMDGLMAIPGILLAIALVSIWRAGLITVILAIVVPDVPRVVRLVRSIVLSVREEPYVEGAISVGTPTSDLMFRHILPNTAAPLIVQGTFLAAAAILVEAALSFLGIGIPPEIPSWGNVMSEGRTLFSIHPHNILYPGIFLAFTVLAINIMGDGLRDTLDPKMSKKV; encoded by the coding sequence TTGAGCGCGATTAGCCCTGAAGACGTTGTAGACTCCGCCTCCATCGCGGCGGCCTCTTCCAAGCGCAAGCCCCTCTGGCAGGTGGCGCTTCGCAATCCGAACGCCTTCGTCGGCGGCACCATCCTGCTGGTGATGGTGGCGATTGCTGTTCTGGCACCCGTTTTGTGCAGCATCGATCCGACAAGAATCGATCCGGCGGCGCGAAACAAGAAGCCCGGCGCCGAGATCACCATGCGTCTGGACGACGGCACCGAGGTCAAGCGGGTCGCCATCATGGGGACCGACACACTGGGCCGCGACGTCTACAGCCGGGTGATCTACGGCACGCGCGTGTCGCTGGCGGTCGGCATATCGGTCGCGCTCCTCGCCATCGTCATCGGCGTGGTGATCGGCCTGATCTCCGGCTACATCCGATGGCTCGACGGCATCATCATGCGCATCATGGACGGGCTGATGGCGATACCGGGCATATTGCTCGCCATCGCCCTGGTCTCGATCTGGCGGGCCGGCCTGATCACGGTGATCTTAGCCATCGTCGTGCCCGACGTGCCGCGCGTCGTGCGTCTGGTGCGTTCGATCGTGCTCAGCGTGCGCGAGGAGCCCTATGTCGAGGGTGCGATCTCGGTCGGCACACCGACCTCGGACCTGATGTTTCGCCACATCCTGCCCAACACGGCGGCGCCGCTCATCGTGCAAGGCACGTTCCTGGCGGCGGCCGCCATCCTGGTCGAAGCCGCCCTGTCGTTCCTCGGCATCGGCATCCCGCCGGAGATTCCGAGCTGGGGCAACGTCATGTCGGAAGGCCGCACGCTCTTCAGCATCCACCCGCACAACATCCTCTATCCCGGCATCTTCCTCGCGTTCACGGTCCTGGCCATCAACATCATGGGTGACGGTCTGCGCGACACGCTCGATCCGAAGATGAGTAAAAAAGTATGA
- a CDS encoding ABC transporter permease → MLNFIARRLVAIIPVLTVVAIFIFMMLRLTPGDPAAVIAGDNATSDQIAEIRTKLGLDEPMWRQFAIWIGDILQGNFGESFFFKKTVAELIAQRIEPTLALATCTLIFAIAVSVPIGVLAAYRQGSLFDRIVMGFSVIGFSVPGFVIGYCLIYVFAIELDWLPVQGYTRISVDFWAFLQRMVLPSLTLSVGFIALISRFTRASVLEVLNEDYIRTARAKGLSNRVVLMRHALRNAAVPILTVIGNGIAILLGGAVVTESVFGLPGLGRLTVEAVLSRDFPTIQAIILMISVVYVVINLLIDISYTLFDPRIRY, encoded by the coding sequence ATGCTCAATTTCATCGCCCGTCGGCTCGTTGCCATCATCCCTGTTCTCACGGTGGTGGCGATATTCATCTTCATGATGCTGCGGCTAACGCCCGGCGATCCCGCCGCGGTGATCGCCGGCGACAACGCCACTTCCGACCAGATTGCCGAAATCCGCACCAAGCTTGGCCTCGACGAGCCGATGTGGCGCCAGTTCGCGATCTGGATCGGCGACATCCTGCAAGGCAATTTCGGCGAGAGCTTCTTCTTCAAGAAGACGGTGGCCGAGCTGATCGCCCAGCGCATCGAGCCGACGTTGGCGCTCGCCACCTGCACGCTGATCTTTGCCATTGCCGTGTCAGTGCCGATCGGCGTGCTGGCCGCCTACCGCCAGGGCTCGCTGTTCGACCGCATCGTCATGGGCTTCTCGGTGATCGGCTTCTCGGTGCCCGGCTTCGTCATCGGCTACTGCCTGATCTACGTCTTCGCCATCGAGCTCGACTGGCTTCCGGTGCAGGGCTATACGCGGATCAGCGTCGACTTTTGGGCTTTCCTTCAGCGGATGGTGCTGCCGTCGCTGACCCTGTCGGTCGGCTTCATCGCCCTCATCTCGCGCTTTACGCGCGCGTCAGTGCTCGAGGTGCTGAACGAGGACTACATCCGCACCGCCCGCGCCAAGGGCCTGTCCAACCGCGTCGTGCTGATGCGCCATGCGTTGCGCAACGCCGCCGTGCCCATCCTCACTGTGATAGGCAACGGCATTGCCATCCTGCTCGGCGGCGCCGTCGTCACCGAGAGCGTGTTCGGCCTACCGGGCCTGGGCCGCCTCACCGTCGAGGCGGTGCTGAGCCGCGACTTTCCGACCATCCAGGCGATCATCCTGATGATCTCAGTGGTCTATGTCGTCATCAACCTGCTGATCGACATCAGCTACACCCTGTTCGATCCGAGGATCCGCTATTGA
- a CDS encoding ABC transporter substrate-binding protein — translation MFQFARKAAALLAAASVGGLLGAAPAPASAQTLKVVMHSDLKIVDPIWTAAYIVRNHGYLVWDTLFAMDEKFEVKPQMVDKYDVSSDKLTWTFTLRDGLEWHDGTSVTSDDCIASIKRWAAKDSMGQKMMGSVEALENVDAKTFKMKMKEPYGLVLQSLGKPSVNVPFIMPAKVAATAPDTQIKAEDVIGSGPFIFKRDEWKPGEKVVYVKNPKYKPRSEPASGLAGGKVVKVDRVEWIAMPDVQTSMNALLAGEIDMIESPGHDLLPVLAKDKNVKLFTANPLGSQYIFRYNVLSKPFDNPKIRYAAAVALTQEPFLQAVVGDTQWYKPCKAMFICGTPNETLAGMDEVLNGDSAKAARLLKEAGYDGTPIVLLQSTDLQVLTNLAPVAKAQLERAGFKVDMQSMDWQTHVARRSKKDGWSAFLTAWGAADILDPLMHGSFNSSCDKAMAGWPCDAEIERLRDAYAKESDAAKQKAIVEAVQRRWTQYPTHVHLGQWYAPLALRKNVTGSLAAPVTIFWNIEKK, via the coding sequence GTGTTCCAATTCGCGAGGAAGGCGGCGGCCTTGCTGGCGGCCGCCAGTGTCGGTGGATTGCTCGGGGCAGCGCCCGCACCTGCGTCGGCACAAACGCTCAAAGTCGTCATGCATTCGGATCTGAAGATCGTCGATCCGATCTGGACGGCCGCCTACATCGTGCGCAATCACGGCTACCTCGTCTGGGACACGCTGTTCGCGATGGACGAGAAGTTCGAGGTCAAGCCGCAGATGGTCGACAAGTACGACGTCTCGTCCGACAAGCTGACCTGGACCTTCACGTTGCGCGACGGGCTGGAGTGGCATGACGGTACCTCCGTCACCTCCGACGACTGCATCGCCTCGATTAAGCGCTGGGCGGCCAAGGACTCGATGGGCCAGAAGATGATGGGCTCGGTCGAGGCGTTGGAGAACGTCGATGCCAAGACCTTCAAGATGAAGATGAAGGAGCCGTACGGCCTCGTCCTGCAATCGCTCGGCAAGCCATCCGTCAACGTGCCCTTTATCATGCCGGCCAAAGTTGCTGCCACCGCTCCCGACACGCAGATCAAGGCCGAGGACGTGATCGGCTCCGGTCCGTTCATCTTCAAGCGGGACGAATGGAAGCCCGGCGAGAAGGTGGTTTACGTCAAGAACCCCAAGTACAAGCCGCGCAGCGAGCCCGCCTCGGGCCTGGCCGGCGGCAAGGTCGTCAAGGTCGACCGCGTCGAGTGGATCGCCATGCCCGACGTGCAGACCTCGATGAACGCCCTGCTGGCGGGCGAGATCGACATGATCGAATCCCCGGGCCACGATCTGCTGCCGGTCCTGGCCAAGGACAAGAACGTCAAGCTGTTCACTGCCAACCCACTGGGTAGCCAGTACATCTTCCGCTACAACGTGCTGAGCAAGCCGTTCGACAATCCGAAGATCCGCTATGCCGCCGCCGTCGCCTTGACGCAGGAGCCGTTCCTGCAGGCGGTGGTGGGCGACACGCAATGGTACAAGCCCTGCAAGGCGATGTTTATCTGTGGCACGCCGAACGAAACCTTGGCCGGCATGGACGAGGTGCTGAACGGCGACTCGGCCAAGGCGGCTCGGCTGCTGAAGGAAGCCGGTTACGACGGCACGCCGATCGTACTGTTGCAGTCGACGGACTTGCAGGTGCTGACCAACCTCGCACCGGTCGCCAAGGCACAGCTCGAGAGGGCCGGTTTCAAAGTCGACATGCAGTCGATGGACTGGCAAACCCATGTGGCGCGCCGCTCGAAGAAGGATGGTTGGAGCGCCTTCCTCACGGCTTGGGGTGCGGCCGACATTCTCGATCCGCTGATGCACGGTTCGTTCAACTCGTCGTGCGACAAGGCGATGGCCGGCTGGCCGTGCGATGCGGAGATTGAGAGGCTGCGAGACGCATACGCCAAAGAGAGCGACGCCGCCAAGCAGAAGGCAATCGTCGAAGCGGTGCAGAGGCGCTGGACTCAGTACCCGACGCACGTCCATCTCGGTCAGTGGTACGCGCCCTTGGCGCTACGAAAGAACGTCACCGGCAGCCTCGCAGCGCCGGTGACGATCTTCTGGAACATCGAGAAGAAGTGA
- a CDS encoding M81 family metallopeptidase yields MRLFAATIATETNPFSPLPTSLDAFKESVFMRPGEHPQEAPVMCTAPLWVARRRAAAEGFTLIEGSCFAATPAGVTNPRDYEFMRDEILGQLKGALPVDGVLLGLHGAMVAHGYDDVEGDILERVRAIVGPKCVIGVELDPHCHLTVKRLELADVIVLYKEYPHTDTVERAEDLLEIVLKTLRGQVKPVMSLYDCRQIQLYLTTLPRMRAFVDRIKAMEGKDGVLSISICHCFPWADVPELSGRILVVMDKDKAKGDALAIMIGEEFVSMREEIESQYEYLSVDEAIDAAIKSDGAPIVLADTADAAGAGAPSDNTAILRRLIERRIEGAALAAIWDPIAVRLCFDAGEGAEFPLRFGGKIGPVSGAPIDAKVTVIGLKRNCSQDYGPTRGMLGDCAAVRVDGVEVVLVTKRAGTVTPELFRNVGIDPLAKKMLVSKSARSLMVGDASIARKMIYVDSGGLLSVDYRRIPYRRVQRPIWPLDEVTSPGLIF; encoded by the coding sequence GGCACCGCTCTGGGTAGCGCGTCGCCGAGCGGCTGCGGAGGGCTTCACGCTGATCGAAGGAAGTTGCTTCGCCGCCACGCCCGCTGGCGTAACGAATCCGCGAGACTATGAGTTCATGCGTGATGAAATCCTGGGCCAGCTCAAGGGAGCGCTGCCTGTTGATGGTGTGCTGCTCGGCCTTCACGGTGCGATGGTGGCGCATGGCTATGACGACGTTGAAGGCGACATCTTGGAGCGCGTGCGCGCCATCGTCGGCCCCAAGTGCGTCATTGGAGTCGAGCTTGACCCGCACTGCCACCTGACGGTGAAACGCTTAGAGCTGGCCGACGTCATTGTCCTCTACAAGGAGTATCCCCACACTGATACGGTGGAGCGCGCCGAAGACCTGCTCGAGATTGTACTGAAGACACTGCGCGGGCAAGTGAAGCCTGTAATGTCGCTCTATGACTGCCGGCAAATCCAACTTTATCTCACGACCTTGCCGCGAATGCGCGCCTTCGTCGACCGGATCAAGGCGATGGAGGGCAAAGACGGCGTGCTCTCCATCTCAATTTGTCATTGCTTTCCCTGGGCCGACGTACCGGAGCTGTCGGGCCGCATCCTTGTCGTCATGGACAAGGACAAGGCTAAAGGCGACGCTCTCGCCATCATGATCGGCGAAGAGTTCGTCTCGATGCGCGAGGAGATCGAGTCGCAATACGAGTACCTTTCTGTCGACGAAGCTATCGACGCAGCCATCAAATCCGACGGCGCGCCAATCGTCTTAGCGGATACCGCCGACGCTGCCGGTGCAGGGGCGCCGTCCGATAATACGGCAATTCTTCGCCGCCTCATCGAGCGCAGAATCGAGGGCGCCGCGCTGGCGGCAATCTGGGATCCGATCGCGGTGCGGCTCTGCTTCGATGCGGGAGAAGGAGCCGAATTCCCGCTGCGATTTGGCGGAAAGATAGGACCAGTGTCTGGCGCACCGATCGATGCGAAAGTGACGGTGATCGGGCTCAAGCGCAATTGCTCGCAGGACTACGGTCCGACCCGCGGCATGCTCGGCGACTGCGCCGCGGTGCGGGTGGACGGCGTCGAAGTCGTGCTCGTAACCAAAAGGGCAGGGACTGTGACCCCGGAGCTCTTCCGCAACGTCGGCATCGATCCACTTGCCAAAAAAATGCTGGTCTCGAAAAGTGCCAGATCATTGATGGTCGGTGATGCGTCAATCGCCAGGAAAATGATCTATGTCGATAGTGGTGGGCTTCTGAGCGTGGACTATCGGAGGATCCCCTACAGGCGCGTCCAGCGGCCGATTTGGCCGCTAGACGAAGTGACCAGTCCCGGCCTCATCTTTTGA